In bacterium, one genomic interval encodes:
- a CDS encoding M20/M25/M40 family metallo-hydrolase: MKRACALTPRRAGFRAARLALLLPGFIVALAAAPLSASAPAPADTAVARRIIDAALGSDRAARRLAELCDTFGPRLSGSPEHAAAAAWALAKLKEDGLANVRAEPVLVPHWVRGEEWGEAIVGPAPGEGLVQPLRFRLTLLGLGGTVGTPPAGIEGELLIVSSFDELAERGSEAAGRIVLFDQGWEGYGKSVEYRSRGAQAAAKQGAIACLIRAVTGASLATPHTGVMRYADDPALPRIPAAALTLEDTGRLHRLADRGIPIRVRLGLGALRLPDAEAANLIAELPGRERPEEIVLVGGHFDSWDVGTGAMDDGAGCIITWEAVRLLRELGLVPRRTLRLVLFADEEQTQAGGKAYAAAHAEEMACHRAALECDSGGFRPVGFSVEADSLTVLRLRALAAPLLALLDAADIGPGGSGVDISTLVEQGVVGIGHRVDSARYFDYHHSPADTFDKIDGKALAQNVAAVAIMAYALAEEPGPPCAGAAAAGYGQPKGACARAQAMIAATSGAKAIQAGATALRAGGSSADAAVTIALAQTVLCAGAWDSFAGMLYALHYEAATGEVVALNAGFDIP; this comes from the coding sequence ATGAAACGTGCCTGCGCCCTTACCCCGCGCCGCGCAGGCTTCCGCGCCGCGCGCCTTGCGCTGCTCTTGCCGGGGTTCATCGTGGCGCTGGCGGCCGCGCCGCTCAGCGCTTCGGCGCCGGCGCCCGCCGACACGGCCGTCGCCCGGCGCATCATCGATGCGGCGCTCGGTTCGGACCGTGCCGCGCGGCGGCTGGCCGAGCTCTGCGACACCTTCGGCCCGCGCCTGAGCGGCTCGCCGGAGCACGCGGCCGCTGCCGCCTGGGCGCTTGCCAAGCTGAAGGAAGACGGCCTGGCCAATGTGCGGGCGGAGCCCGTGCTGGTCCCGCACTGGGTGCGCGGCGAGGAGTGGGGGGAGGCGATCGTCGGGCCGGCGCCCGGCGAAGGTCTGGTCCAGCCGTTGCGCTTCCGCCTGACGCTGCTGGGCCTGGGCGGCACGGTCGGCACGCCGCCGGCGGGGATCGAGGGCGAGCTGCTCATCGTCTCGAGCTTCGACGAGCTCGCAGAGCGCGGCAGCGAGGCCGCGGGGCGCATCGTCCTTTTCGATCAGGGCTGGGAAGGCTACGGCAAGTCGGTGGAGTATCGCTCGCGGGGCGCGCAGGCGGCCGCCAAGCAGGGGGCGATCGCCTGCCTGATCCGCGCGGTCACCGGTGCAAGCCTGGCGACGCCCCACACGGGCGTCATGCGCTACGCCGATGACCCGGCGCTGCCGCGCATCCCCGCTGCCGCCCTGACTCTCGAGGATACGGGCCGCCTCCACCGCCTCGCCGACCGGGGCATCCCGATCCGGGTGCGCCTCGGGCTCGGCGCACTACGGTTACCCGACGCGGAGGCGGCCAATCTCATCGCCGAGCTGCCGGGTCGCGAGCGGCCCGAGGAGATCGTCCTCGTGGGCGGGCACTTCGACTCCTGGGACGTCGGTACCGGCGCCATGGACGACGGCGCCGGCTGCATCATCACCTGGGAAGCCGTCCGCCTGCTGCGCGAGCTGGGACTCGTCCCGCGTCGCACGCTGCGCCTGGTCCTGTTCGCGGACGAGGAGCAGACCCAGGCCGGCGGCAAGGCCTATGCCGCGGCCCACGCGGAGGAGATGGCCTGCCATCGCGCGGCGCTCGAATGCGACTCGGGGGGCTTTCGGCCCGTCGGCTTCTCGGTGGAGGCCGACTCGCTCACCGTCCTGCGCCTGCGCGCGCTCGCGGCCCCGCTGCTGGCGCTCCTGGACGCGGCCGACATCGGGCCTGGCGGCAGCGGCGTCGACATCTCCACTCTCGTCGAGCAAGGGGTGGTCGGCATCGGGCACCGGGTCGACTCGGCGCGCTACTTCGACTACCACCACAGCCCGGCCGACACCTTCGACAAGATCGACGGCAAGGCCCTCGCGCAGAACGTCGCCGCGGTGGCGATCATGGCCTACGCGCTGGCCGAGGAGCCGGGACCGCCCTGCGCCGGCGCGGCCGCTGCCGGCTACGGCCAACCCAAGGGGGCCTGCGCGCGCGCTCAGGCGATGATCGCTGCGACCTCGGGGGCGAAGGCGATCCAGGCCGGCGCCACCGCGCTGCGGGCAGGCGGCAGTTCGGCCGACGCCGCCGTGACCATTGCGCTCGCGCAGACGGTGCTGTGCGCCGGCGCCTGGGACAGCTTCGCGGGCATGCTCTACGCGCTGCACTACGAGGCGGCGACCGGCGAGGTGGTGGCCCTCAACGCCGGCTTCGACATCCCCC